The following is a genomic window from Neodiprion lecontei isolate iyNeoLeco1 chromosome 4, iyNeoLeco1.1, whole genome shotgun sequence.
ACGGCCACGTTCAAAAATGTGTACcggggcaaaaaaaaaaaaaaaaatagtaggGTATTGTCtaaaaaagcaaaatgaaGGTAAATTTGTTATCTTTAAAACGCCACTTGGAACGTTtgattatctttatttttgagTCCGTTATCTAATTTTCAGTGCAGCAAGAATTTCGACAAAACTATTGGCCGGTAGTGTATATAAGGGAACGATAATGATGAAATCTTGAACAGGGTTTGTTCCTATTACTATAAGCAACAACTCTGCCAAGTTTCAAATCGGTCCCTTAATTTATACCAAActcatacaaaacgaaataactTGGTATAAAAACTACATGTATTCTACATTTAAAAGTTACGGAGCTTAGAAGTACATGTTTAAGTTGACGTaggaacttgaaattttgcacaGATTTTTCACAGATCTGAGCGACGtcgcaatgaaatttttttttaatttataaaaattacatatataAGATATCCCTTCCCTGTGGTCTGCAACTATAACTCACCGTCATACACATAGTAACATTGGTAACGGTTTTAAGATCACGAAATGATTCCAGTTCGAATAATTACGTATTATACTACATGCTTGCAGTTGATTACAGTATGCAGTATAAGGTCTACAATTTATTGAGAGATAAGCGACTACACTGGCATTGGCACTTGATAGCAGCAATTTTCTGTCATCTGCCTTGCACGTGTCAACCCGTCATTTCTGTGTAGTGGTTGAACgtgttgtaattttttcgtacGTTAAGAGACATGACACGGAGCGTAACAGCTAGTTATACCTTGATTGGAAATGTGATGAAATTTGAACGTACCGGAGTTAAGTAATATCACCCGTGTACTTCCCAGGGCGAAAGTAGAATACGCACACATCAAAGAATTTGAAGAGCAAGGGATAATTGGGAGTGGTTGGGGAAACAAGTTAAATCGCCTTCGATAACTAACTTGTTGAATTAGCTTGCGTACCGCCCGCTCTCGTAACTTTTCGCAAAACGACGCCACCACCTGCTTGACTTACATGCAACAGCCGATGTAAAGCCCGCCTTACCTGCACACTTGTTGAACGGCAGGCAGTCGCGCTGGAGCTTCTCAATTTTTTGCACGACCGTTGTCCTTGACTTGTGACGTAGGTACCGCCGACGTTTCGACTAGGTAACACGTGACTGGATACcgatgatgacgacgacgatgactgTGTCAATCTGATTTTCTTGTCCCGATTATTATCACCTCACGGTGATTTTTGAATCGATAacttttcttcgattttcttttcgtttttacaaTTCTATTTCCCCTCTACCTATCGTTTGCGTTGTCATGGGTAAGTGTTCGTCGGTGTACGTGATTCGCGTTGCTGCCGATATACTCGCGGTGACCAGACCGTCAGGGTTCTTTTAATATGtataagagagagaaaaaaatcgaagcaGCGTACAGGAAAGTTGATACAAGccaaacataaataaataatgaacaaTAAACTGACGAATTTGGCACACCGTCTGTCCGAGCCTCGTTACGTGTTcgaatagaaattatagttttgtATAATAAGGCGGAACATCGATGAACCGATTCTTGGGCTGAGAAGCGCGACGCTCAACTCGGGAGTAATGAAACCagcactgacaatgagaaatCTTGAGAAGTTCAGAATCGCCGCACCTCGCGGGAACTCCTCGAACTAATTTCACCTTGATTTCATTGAAGTTATCCAGACTGTAATCCGTGATTTACGGTGGTGGCGCCACCATCCGCATATTGGCCGTTGGCTGGAACTGACCACGCGGTAGTAGCGATGGCGTGACCGTGTAGTTTATATCGCTGtgttcgcaaaaaaaaaaaaaaaaatgtccacaGGAAAACGTATGAAATCCGTCAGTGTTGCGGAATGGAACCGTGCGGAAAATCTTCACGGTGGCTGCCTCAGAGcggtgaatttgaatttgactGCGGaacgtatgtttttttttttttaatataccAATGATGAAAACGAGCGAATTCTATAGACTTATTATTCACTTtatagaatatatttttttagacTACAGTATTGAAATCTGCCTTCAATGGAACAAAATACCAGTATTTATTTAAAGcgaatttcaatgaaaattcataactcGATTGCCAACAATATAGCTATTGAAGATATTGCAGGCATTGTGCAAGTATGCAGTTATGGTTGAAGTTTAACTCCACAAACTTAGGGTAACACATTAGGATTTACGGAACTGAAACTAGTAATGCGAATCGCgaatagatataaaaaaaaaaaaatttctacaaggttaaaaaataaaactattattgattataaataaaacatttgtCAGTTTCTGTACGACCGTATAAATCGAATATTGTAACAGAATGATGTTGTGGTTTTGaggagtaaaaaattatcaacaaagTCTTTGGGCAAAACGTACATAATGGTTTGAAAAGTATTGAATATACAGATATTTCGTTACACGATTCATTTGCACCAACTTACCAGGAGTTTAAACGACCGGCTGGTTTACCACCTCTGCCTAGGTTTGGCCAGACAGCATTGGATGGGcccaaaaaaaatatagacaCCATGTATACTGTAATTACTGATACGTTGCACACTCCGTTTGGTAGCAGTGCTCGAAAGAAAGAAGTTTTAAGACTAAAACGacttcggtaaaaaaaaaaaaattattgattacTATCAGCAGCAGCTTTCGAAAAACAACAAAGAGCGAACGTTGTCTTACTTTAGAAAAGTCACGAacggaaaaattatgaaaataaaagctcTGCTGGGATTAGACAATGATAGAAATAGACCCTGATTATAAATGAGGCATTTTTCAGTGTGTGTACGccggtataaataaaatattgtacttGAAATCCACAAACACTCTTTTGCTATATGTAGTTTCGCTAGCTAACTAGTATTTCTTCCTAAACTATCTACCGTTTTATCAGGTCTTTACCAAAATATGGCAGGCTTCAGGTGTAAAGGAAAGCCACTGGATTCAGGAATTTGGCAGAGTCCAGAATTATAAGAGCTACTGCGAAAGCAGACGCTAGAAAACAACGGCGATCCTTTGCTGTCCTTCTCTTTTGTCTTCACTTCTTGCCACTGCGTACTCTGACTATTACAACTCTTATGCCTCTAGATGTGGCATATTCGAATGGTCAAGACATTCTGTAATGAACTGCCGTTTACGCTCACAGGATGTAGCTGTCACGGTAAAAGAATCCGATATAGAACGAATAGGGAAAAAATCAGACTTTGCTTTTCACATTTATATTCAAGTAACGGTCTTCTTGAAATTCAATGAATATGACTCATTTTCCGGCTAGCCGAATCACGAATGTATCACTCGTCGCGTAGGATTTGATCtcatatttgaattttagGGAACATAGTTTTCTCCCAATACTTGAATCGTTTTATTATCTTATCAGTCGTCAATGTGTGTTGTACATTTACATgatagtaatgaaaataaattaaagatTGTCATCGATCAGTTAACATCCTTCTTTTTCAAGGCTTTTATTTTGGCATGTAACTGAACGGGCAAACTGGACATTTTTTGTTGGGCGCAAGCCTGGCAGAAtcttttgataaaaaataaactacaGCCTAGACAAACTGGTTTTGTACAAACTCCACAGTCAGAACCTAGCACTAGGATTTCCCCCCTGTTGGGTAGGCTAAATGGATCCTTCATAATGTAGCATTCTTCCAAGTAAGTCATAGTCCTTGCAAACGGTGGCTTAGAGCCCTTGTAATCGTAACGTTCCGCTAATCCGCAAAAGCTACACTCAAACGTTTTGCCACGATCTTTTTCTATCTTCGTACTTTCCGGCTCCATGTTTACTCGCTTATGAGTTTCAGAAAACTCGGAATATTCCGCAGATGTGGTAGCTACTGACTCCATCCTAgaaatcaattattcatttggTTAATAAATAGATTTATTTGTCAGaagacaattttttctataacAATAACGAGATAAAGAATAAATAAGAGGATGTATAACAAGAACACAAAGAATGAACCTAAATCTATCGTATCAGTCTTTGCAGCCGGCATCGCTTATACAAAATAATCTCTCATCTATATTActaattgattttaaaaaatagtaatatTGTCTATACAATATTATCCATTGGAGGCCCTTCTACCCTCATTTTCAATCGCTCTTTCCGATCGATGCACTTTCTTTGGGAGCTTCCTGCGGCCACCAGACAGGTTTTAAAGCCTTTCCCTTGAGTCCAGATATTCTGAGAGACTGAGCAGTTAGTGCTTCGGCGATACGGACAAGTCCAAGTCCATTCTCATTGACATGTCCCCTCAATTTACCAATTGATTTCTCACTCTCATCTGTAATGCTCTCGTCGTACTCTATGGGCTCAGGAGGGGAACTTTCAAGGGTAATGGGCATCAGTCGTTTTCTGACCACCCCTGTGTGGTATGTCCTTGCCGTCAATTCCTGGCCAATGTAGCAGCCCTTGTGAAAACTGACGCCGTGTAAATAATCGCAGTTTGATTCCAGAGGTAGCGCCTTGCCAGGCGGCAGGTCGTCGCAGCCCTCGCCAATTCCCAGCTTGTAAATGAGGGATCTGTAGCCAGTAGACACCTCCTTACTCTCCACGGTGTCTGGATCGACGCGAGCGACGATGTCTCCGGTTTGTGTCCCAAGGTCGGATAAAATGCGGAAACCAAGACCCGAGAACCTTGGATCTGGGTATATCCTGATGTTTTCTATGACTTTGCTCGAACTGGTATCAACGATATCAACCAGGGAATCACATGGGAATATCTGTCCTTCGAGCTTAATTTTCTTCGTTATGTTCGCGCCAGCGTTCCACGACTCAATCGATGCTTTGTCAGGATCGAATAATGCCCAGACCTTCATCTCGTTGCTCAGATCATCAATGTCTATCTTTCGCCTCACTCTGTAGAGCTTGAGGTGTTTTTGTACGGACATCAAAGCCCGACTGTCACACTCCAGCAGATAGACTCCGATCTCATGCGTTCGGTAGAGTATCGCGTCAAACATCACTCTGCCCTTCGTATTTAGGAACATTGTGTACATGCTCGCTTTCCCCTCGTCCAAGTGCCTCATGTCGTTAGTTATCAGACCTTGCAAAAACGAGGACGATTCTGTGCCAGAAACTCTGAGGAGGCTCCTCTTGCTCAGGTGTTCTATCACTTTGCTAGTTGGATTCGTCGAGTTGCTTCTCGTCATGTTGGCGGCTAGTCGAAGTCGCGATGGCCTCAGTTTAAACATATTTCTATTACGAATTGGCTTTTTACTATCTTTTCTTATCAAATTTCGAACCCTCCCGACTTGATTCCGGCGAATGTGATGAGAAGTAGAggttaagttaggttaggaatttttggattttcgtGCGGATAGAATGCAAGTATATCAACGATACGTGAAATCAGCTTACGTTATATTGTGTTTCATTCGCGCGGAtagttttcaataattttacaaacaatTTACGGTCTCACTAGAAATGGGCGGGGGTGGATGGGGGACTCGCATTTAGAGGTTATAATATCCACTGCGTTGGTCGGATCGTCACATCGGGAATTCGCAATTTAGGTAATCGATAATCTGCCGATTGTCAGCTGCCCAGAGAGTGATGTCGCTGATCTCGTAGCGCCCTCTGACACAAAATAGGTATTTGGAACTAAGTTTCGAGATGGCTAGTCGACGAATCGACTGATAATTATTCTGCCGTAGATGATAGCACGGAAGCAGTGGATAATGGCGTAGAGTTACTGCCGTATTTGTGACTAAAATTGGCCAGTCAGTTAAAAATTAGTCGATGCATTGATTAGGTACatcgtattttttttgtaacggTCCACacgaaaccaaaatttcgtaaatttcagccTGTAGTCTTAatagttgaaaagttttgttgcataatttatagtttcgtctaaaatatttttcaattttaggtGAATATCTTCATTTGTCTTTTACTTATTATAACAAATAGGTACTTagtaagtaagacaatgatGACGATTGATATTCTAATCACATGAATAcgcataaattgatattgtattacGTCGCTCATGGAAgtcaagaaacaaaaaccgaatgtgaggaaaaataatcgcgTCCATCGAtcaaacgattaaaaaaaaaaaaagaaatgtattaTACTTGATTAATccggaaaaaataatcgattcaaACGAAAATCGATTGTTATTGATAATTCTTAGTCGTGACAGGGTCAGCGAATTTCTTCCTGGAGATCGATACAGTGATCATTTATTTCGTTATCTCGTATTACCAGGTAACGAATTTTATTGCATCATTCGGCATTACtgattgttttgaaatttttagtaaatgTAAACCGTCGATTGTTGTTTAATTCTCATACATATTAAGTTTCTAAATAAGTATATGGTAAATTTTGAATGCTGTTTAAATCGATTTGAAAAGTTACCTcgctagaaaatttttttttacccgatCACAGAAACAAATTGTAACTACGTTGATCGGCGTTTGTGATTATTTGAATTGAAAGACTCTGTGAATGAATCTGGGAAGAAATCATTCGCTAGCGAAACTGATGAATTGATTACAGAAAATCAACCGGTGTAAAACGGATCCGAATGATTTCCCACTTGATTATGTAATCAGTAACGTTTTGCGAGACTCGACGCAATAAGTAACGCTCTAAAATTGCATGTACTTAAACACTCAGTATATGGATGTTGAACACGAAATATTAACAAAATGTTGTGGTCTTTTACCTGATTACAGAATTAAGCCGCAGCTGAACTGATTGAGGTTAGCGAATATCTGAATGTTACTTTAATAATATTCGTTGGTCAACCAAATTCCGAAGCTGAACAGTTCATAATGCTGTGGCAGGATAAAACACAGGTATACACATGAAATTATTCTTGATTATACTAACACGCTACTTTTGTCATCAGAAATTTGTCTttcagttgaatttttttgttattcgatccttgattatattttgtaaaaactaTCCTAAATTTTCAATGGTTCATGTGTCGGTTTGGAAAATGGAATACTGATAACATGTTGTTATCTCTTACCCAGTTATAGGGTCAGTACTATCGACTGCATTTATAATAGTTATGCTATGAAAGAAATAACCCGACTCAATCGACCTCTGAGAACGAAGTGAAAACTTGACCAACCACTACAGTGAATAAACGTGGAAGGTACGTAACtgatatgatttttaattgcGTTGTCGCTTTTGGCCGTAAACGATTTTAGAATCTCGACTGATGTTGAATGCTGATCACTGATTTTATACTTTCCTCACTGATCGTACGCACTCTTATTCGATACTAACTTGTGCTCATTTTGATAGCCTTGTTACATAATTCATttctataatttatttattattaaatcaaAAACCACGGCAATAtcatggaaaaataatttatttgcttCCAACAATGGGCTGATGATGAGTGAACAGGAGGCGAGCCATTAAATTCATTCTACAATCGAAGAGGATGGGTGATCTGAGGTGAAtagtcataaaaatttgaaaacggaCCTATTTTTATTGGTCAAGTATTGACGAATTGTAGTTTTTCGTGATACAATT
Proteins encoded in this region:
- the LOC107224030 gene encoding putative transferase CAF17 homolog, mitochondrial; this encodes MFKLRPSRLRLAANMTRSNSTNPTSKVIEHLSKRSLLRVSGTESSSFLQGLITNDMRHLDEGKASMYTMFLNTKGRVMFDAILYRTHEIGVYLLECDSRALMSVQKHLKLYRVRRKIDIDDLSNEMKVWALFDPDKASIESWNAGANITKKIKLEGQIFPCDSLVDIVDTSSSKVIENIRIYPDPRFSGLGFRILSDLGTQTGDIVARVDPDTVESKEVSTGYRSLIYKLGIGEGCDDLPPGKALPLESNCDYLHGVSFHKGCYIGQELTARTYHTGVVRKRLMPITLESSPPEPIEYDESITDESEKSIGKLRGHVNENGLGLVRIAEALTAQSLRISGLKGKALKPVWWPQEAPKESASIGKSD